The sequence TTGTGATGCGAATTTCAAAAAACTCGACTCCTTACGTCGAGTTCACGTTAAATAACCTGCTTCTCGAACAGCGTCGTCAGCTCTTCCTCTGTCACTAGCGGGATATCCAACGCGCGCGCCTTGTCCAGTTTGGCACCCGCAGCAGTCCCCACTACCACGTAGTCGGTCTTACTCGAAACGCTATTGGCCACCTTTGCCCCTAACGCTCGCAAGCGCGCAGAGGCTTCATTCCGCGTCATTGTGGCGAGGGTTCCAGTAAGCACGAAGGTTTTACCCGCAAGCGTTGAGGTAATTTTTTGTTGTTTCATCGGTGGCCAGGTTACACCGGCTGCGCGCAAGAGATTCACAACCTCGCGGTTATGCGCCTGCTGGAAAAAAGTGACCACCTCGCGTGCGACGACCGGCCCTACGTCGGGCACGCGTTGCAGGGTTTCCAGGTCTGCCGCCATGATCGCCGCTAAATCTCCGAAATGGCGCGCCAAGGCTTGAGCGGTTGTTTCTCCCACTTCGCGGATTCCAAGAGCGTACAGAAAGCGAGGCAAGGTCGTGGCCTTGCTTCGCGTTAGCGCTTCCACCAGGTTTCTGGCTGATTTTTCGCCCATACGCTCTAGGTCGGTGAGTTGTGCGGTAGTCAAGTGGTAGAGGTCGGCCACGGTCCGCGCCATTTCCTTTTCCACCAATTGCTCAATGAGTTTGTCTCCCAGCCCTACAATATCCAGAGCGCGCCGCGACGCGAAATGACGCAGCACTGCAATCCGCTGCGCGGGACAAAACAATCCTCCACTGCATCGCACGATGGCTTCGCCTTCCACGCATGACACCAGCGCGCCGCATATTGGGCAGTGGGTCGGAAAAACGAAAGGGACAGTCTCCGGTGGTCGGCGTTCTTGAATTACAGTGACTATTTCTGGGATCACGTCTCCCGCACGCCGCACAATGACCGTATCACCCATCCGTACATCCTTGCGACGCAGTTCATCCTCGTTGTGTAGGGTTGCGTTGCTAACCGTCACGCCGTCCAAGAATACCGGGCGGAGTCGCGCCACCGGCGTTAAAGCACCGGTACGACCGACCTGAATTTCGATTTTTTCCACGATGGTCATTTCTTCCGGTGCGGGGAACTTGTAGGCCACCGCCCAGCGCGGGGCGCGACTCACGGACCCCAGGCGCTGTTGTAGCGCTAGGTCATTGACCTTGAAGACCACGCCATCAATGTCATAACCCAGATCTGCCCGTCGTCCGAGCATTTCTCGATAATAGGCCAAACAACCCTCTACCCCGGAGACAATCGTAAGATTTGGCGATATCCGCAGTCCCCATTCAAACAAGAGCGCCATTACGACGTCGTGGCGCATGGGTAACTGCATACCTTCTACTCGACCGACGCCGTAACAGGCCATGGTGAGTGGTGGACGGTCAGTGCTGCGTGGATCAAGCTGGCGCAGGCTACCGGCGGCGGCGTTGCGAGGGTTGACGAAAATTCTTTCGCCGTGTTCGCGGGCACGACGATTAAATGCCTCGAACCCGGCACGCGGCATATAGACTTCACCCCGCACTTCTAGCACCATGGGCCAGTTATTGCCACGCAATCGTAACGGGATTGCGGTGATGGCGCGGGCATTGTGGGTAATGTCCTCGCCCACATGACCATCTCCACGGGTAGCGCTATGGATAAGCGTCCCGTTTTCGTAACGGAGACTCACCGCCAATCCATCCAGCTTGGGTTCTGCTGCGTACTCAAGACGTTGAACGATGCCCAGTTCCTTCCGCACGCTGCGGTCGAAATCACACAACTCCTCCTCGCCGGACGCCTTATCCAGGGACAGCATGGGCGGAACGTGTTGGATCTGACCTGGTGCTGCCAGCAGCACTGCTCCGACCCGTTGCGTGGGCGAATCTTTGGTTATCAATTCGGGATATTGCCGTTCCAGGGCATGTAATTCTTCCATCAGGCGGTCGTACTCGGCATCGGAAATCTCGGGATGGTCGAGAACGTAATAACGATAATTATGATGTTCAATCAGGGTGCGTAATTCATGCACGCGCGTACGAACAGTGGTCTGGGTATCGGACATGGCGATGTTTCAATTCGCATTCGACCTCATCTGCCGAATGACAAAGCCATCGACAGATTGAGGTCGGTGGATTGCTTCCCCGTAAACGATGAGGTTATCAAATAAGGATAACGATGCTTACGCATCGTTGTCAAATTTAACTAATGCCCCTGAAGGGGGAGGTCTCAAACCAGCAAGGAAATTTGATGAAGAATGTCAATCACATTTTAGATCAAGAAACAAGAAACGGAAAATTGAATTGGGCGCGTTGCCTATTCATTTTTTTATCCGGCATAGCGTTTCCCGCGTATGGTTATATCGATCCAGGTACCGGCAGCATGTTATTTTCCGTAATGATTGGCCTGGTATCAGTTGTTTTCTTTACGGTCAGGAGTGCATTAATCAGGCTGCGGACGTTACCCATCTGGTATCATCATGATAAAGGATACGCATCCAAAAATAAAAAAGAATTTGTCATCTATTCGGAAGGAAGACAATATTGGAATGTTTTCCGGCCCGTGATAGAGGAGCTTGATCGCCGCGCGATTTCCTGCCATTTCTATACTTCGGATGAATCAGATCCGGGATTAAAATACCAATCAAACCATGTAAAGGCACGATTTATCGGCAAAGGCAACAAAGCCTATGCCATGTTGAACATGCTGGAAGCGGACCTGTGCCTTATGACCACACCGGGGCTGGATGTCTACCAATTGAAACGCTCAAAATTTGTCAAGCATTATACTCACATTCTTCATTCCACGGACGATGTTACTTTTTATCGGCTGTTTGGACTAGATTATTTTGATTCTGTGCTGCTTACCGGGGAATATCAAAAAAAGGCAATTCGACAACTCGAAACACTGCGCGGAATAAAAGAAAAAAAATTGATAGTCGTCGGATGCACTTATCTTGACGAATTGAAAAAATCGCTCGATAACCTGCCAGTGGTGGTGAAGACTGATA comes from Gammaproteobacteria bacterium and encodes:
- a CDS encoding CDP-Glycerol:Poly(Glycerophosphate) glycerophosphotransferase, whose protein sequence is MKNVNHILDQETRNGKLNWARCLFIFLSGIAFPAYGYIDPGTGSMLFSVMIGLVSVVFFTVRSALIRLRTLPIWYHHDKGYASKNKKEFVIYSEGRQYWNVFRPVIEELDRRAISCHFYTSDESDPGLKYQSNHVKARFIGKGNKAYAMLNMLEADLCLMTTPGLDVYQLKRSKFVKHYTHILHSTDDVTFYRLFGLDYFDSVLLTGEYQKKAIRQLETLRGIKEKKLIVVGCTYLDELKKSLDNLPVVVKTDSNYTVLVSPSWGENGILRKFGMSLLKPLVESNFQVIIRPHPQSAISEKKILDYLMEQLKPYQNVEWDFHRENIHAMQKSDIMISDFSAIVFDYLFLFSRPVIYTSYNFDKRPYDCSDLEEEPWKFQTLNRIGIRLTEDNFMNIREIVLNNIHNRDLQEKIRERRETAYFYPGQAGEKVVDAILSLQQAEL
- the ligA gene encoding DNA ligase, which encodes MSDTQTTVRTRVHELRTLIEHHNYRYYVLDHPEISDAEYDRLMEELHALERQYPELITKDSPTQRVGAVLLAAPGQIQHVPPMLSLDKASGEEELCDFDRSVRKELGIVQRLEYAAEPKLDGLAVSLRYENGTLIHSATRGDGHVGEDITHNARAITAIPLRLRGNNWPMVLEVRGEVYMPRAGFEAFNRRAREHGERIFVNPRNAAAGSLRQLDPRSTDRPPLTMACYGVGRVEGMQLPMRHDVVMALLFEWGLRISPNLTIVSGVEGCLAYYREMLGRRADLGYDIDGVVFKVNDLALQQRLGSVSRAPRWAVAYKFPAPEEMTIVEKIEIQVGRTGALTPVARLRPVFLDGVTVSNATLHNEDELRRKDVRMGDTVIVRRAGDVIPEIVTVIQERRPPETVPFVFPTHCPICGALVSCVEGEAIVRCSGGLFCPAQRIAVLRHFASRRALDIVGLGDKLIEQLVEKEMARTVADLYHLTTAQLTDLERMGEKSARNLVEALTRSKATTLPRFLYALGIREVGETTAQALARHFGDLAAIMAADLETLQRVPDVGPVVAREVVTFFQQAHNREVVNLLRAAGVTWPPMKQQKITSTLAGKTFVLTGTLATMTRNEASARLRALGAKVANSVSSKTDYVVVGTAAGAKLDKARALDIPLVTEEELTTLFEKQVI